The Streptomyces sp. V3I7 genome segment CATGGTTGGCGCGGCCGTGGCCGACGAGGTGGACCCGGCCGTCCTTGGTGATCACGCCGTGGCAGAGCGGGCCCGGCAGCTCCGGGGGGCCGCTGCGGCACAGGTCCACCGTCCGCCGGCTGCCCTGGGTGACCGTGTGGTGGATCATCACGCCGTGCACGGGCCCCCACGGACCCTTGTGGTTGCGGTTGTGGCGCTCCCAGTCGCCGACCTCGACGACGGTGAGCCCCTCTTCCCTCAAGGCGTCCAGAAAAGCCCTCGCGGACATGGGTGAGGCCATGGGTGCCTCCTTCGCTCCGTGTCCGGCGGCCACCGGGCGTGGCCGCCTCGTATCGCTGCTTCTCCGAAAACGGACGTCCCGGACCACGCGTTCGTACAGCGTGCGAGCCGATCCGGACAACTTCCGGAGGTGGGATCCCCCGTCAAATCGCCGTCTTTTCCCACTAGTTCGATGATCCATTCCCGCTCGATCGGGTAATGGCAGCGACACGGTCCGTGATGGAAGCTGGTTGTGCGATTGATGCACCGGCGCAGTTCGGCTCCGGTGCACGACTGGGCATGACTGGGAGGGCAGTTCTCTATGTCGGTAGGCGAAGAGGTCCGCACGGATCAGAGCAAGCCGCAGCAGTCTCTCGGTACGGCGGCAGCGCGGAACCTGGCCACCACCACCAAGTCCGTGCCTCAGATGCAGGAGATCAGCTCCCGCTGGCTGCTGCGCACGCTGCCATGGGTGAACGTCCAGGGCGGCACGTACCGGGTGAACCGGCGGCTGACCTACGCGGTCGGCGACGGCCGCATCACCTTCGTGAAGACCGGCGACCGCGTCGAGGTCATCCCGGCGGAACTGGGCGAGCTGCCGGCCCTGCGCTCGTACGAGGACGAGGAGGTCCTCTCGGAGCTGGCCCAGCGCTGCCGCCAGCGCAACGTCGCCCCGGGCGAGGTGATCGCCTCGTTCGGCAGCCAGACCGACGATGTGTACCTGCTCGCGCACGGCAGGGTCGAGAAGATCGGCACCGGCCCGTACGGTGACGACGCGGTCCTCGGAGTCCTCGCCGACGGCGCGTACTTCGGCGAGCAGGCGCTCCTCGACCCGGACGCCATCTGGGAGTACACGGCCCGCGCCGACACGGCCTGCACGATGCTGATCCTCTCCCGCCGGGACTTCGAGCAGGTCGCGGAGCGCGCCGACTCCCTGCGCGAGCACCTCCAGGAACTGCGCGCGCTCCCGGCGCAGCGCACCAACAAGTACGGCGAGAAGGAGGTCGACCTCGCCGCCGGCCACACCGGCGAGCCGGACATCCCGCACACCTTCGTCGACTACGAGGCGAGGCCCCGCGAGTACCAGCTGAGCATCGCCCAGACCGTGCTGCGCATCCACTCGCGCGTGGCCGACCTCTACAACCAGCCCATGAACCAGACCGAGCAGCAGCTGCGGCTCACCGTCGAGGCGTTGAAGGAACGCCAGGAGCACGAGCTCATCAACAACCGCGAGTTCGGGCTGCTGCACAACTGCGAGTACGACCAGCGGATCCAGCCCCACGACGGCGTGCCCAGCCCGGACGACATGGACGAGCTGCTCTGCCGACGGCGCGGCACCAAGCTGTTCCTCGCCCACCCGAAGGCGATCGCCGCGTTCGGCCGCGAGCTCAACAGCCGCGGACTCGTGCCGGAGACCGTCGACATCGGCGGCAATCGCATCCCCACCTGGCGCGGGGTGCCGATCTACCCGTGCAACAAGATCCCCGTCACCGAGGCGCGGACCACCTCGATCATCGCCATGCGTACCGGCGAGGAGGACCAGGGCGTCGTCGGGCTGCGGCAGTCCGGCATCCCGGACGAGATCGAACCGAGCCTTTCCGTGCGCTTCATGGGCATCAACGAGCAGGCCATCATCAAGTATCTCGTGACGGCCTACTATTCGGCGGCGGTCCTGGTGCCGGACGCGCTCGGCGTCCTGGAGAACGTCGAGATCGGCCGCTGGAGGTGACGTTTCCGCACGTCGCGGCCGTGTCCGCGCCCGTGGGCGTGGGTAAGCCCTCGTGGTACAAGCCCAGTTGGGCCGGACGCGCCATCGTCCGCGGCCTCCGCGAGGGAGAAGCATGGCCGAGTTCATGACGGAGACGAAGCAGCGTCCCACCGGGTCGCTGGAGACACGTGAGCGACGAAGGCCCGCACCCGCCGCCGACGGGGCGGGCCCCCTCGAGGGCCCCCGCGACGGCTATCTCGACGGGTGCTTCGACGGGCAACCGGACCGGCAGCCCGAGGGGACCGGGGACGGGCAGGCCGACGGCCACGAGGCCGCGGTGATCCTGGAGCACGCGCGCACCCTGGTCGACCCGGGGCTGCGCGCCGCCCTGGAGTCGCTCCCTGATTCGATGCGCCGGG includes the following:
- a CDS encoding family 2B encapsulin nanocompartment shell protein, with the translated sequence MSVGEEVRTDQSKPQQSLGTAAARNLATTTKSVPQMQEISSRWLLRTLPWVNVQGGTYRVNRRLTYAVGDGRITFVKTGDRVEVIPAELGELPALRSYEDEEVLSELAQRCRQRNVAPGEVIASFGSQTDDVYLLAHGRVEKIGTGPYGDDAVLGVLADGAYFGEQALLDPDAIWEYTARADTACTMLILSRRDFEQVAERADSLREHLQELRALPAQRTNKYGEKEVDLAAGHTGEPDIPHTFVDYEARPREYQLSIAQTVLRIHSRVADLYNQPMNQTEQQLRLTVEALKERQEHELINNREFGLLHNCEYDQRIQPHDGVPSPDDMDELLCRRRGTKLFLAHPKAIAAFGRELNSRGLVPETVDIGGNRIPTWRGVPIYPCNKIPVTEARTTSIIAMRTGEEDQGVVGLRQSGIPDEIEPSLSVRFMGINEQAIIKYLVTAYYSAAVLVPDALGVLENVEIGRWR